Proteins from one Impatiens glandulifera chromosome 2, dImpGla2.1, whole genome shotgun sequence genomic window:
- the LOC124927752 gene encoding auxin-responsive protein SAUR50-like, giving the protein MAIKKSNKVSSKKAVLKQIQKKCSSLGKKHEHKVDEDDDEEEGFLPLDVPKGHFVVYVGEKRSRYIIPISFLTCPLFQNLLHQAEEEYGFHYHGNGLTIPCQEDVFRSLTSMIRWKH; this is encoded by the coding sequence ATGGCGATCAAGAAATCAAACAAGGTATCTTCAAAGAAGGCAGTACTGAAGCAAATACAGAAGAAATGCTCGAGCCTTGGAAAAAAACATGAACACAAggttgatgaagatgatgatgaagaagaagggtTTCTCCCTCTTGACGTTCCAAAAGGTCACTTTGTGGTTTATGTGGGAGAGAAGAGGAGTAGATATATAATCCCAATTTCCTTCTTAACATGTCCTCTGTTTCAgaatcttcttcatcaagcggaAGAAGAATATGGGTTTCATTATCATGGAAATGGGCTAACCATTCCTTGTCAAGAAGATGTCTttcgatctctaacttcaatgATCAGATGGAAGCATTGA